The segment CAGCTGTAGAATTTCAGTCTTTGCTGTTTAACTGTTCAATCGgaagatgcagttttaaagggttCCTCAGTCGTCTGAGATCCTCTTCTACCTACAAAATAAGGACATTGGATCAGCAAAAACCACGAACATGGAGTAAAATTGCACATTTTAAACAAAGATATTACTAAATGGAAATGAAGTGCCATGCCAAAGGAAAAGAAAGTAGAATGAGAGAGAAGTGAGTGTCATATGGGTAAAAAAAGTGTGGTAGAAGTGTCTAAATGGCAAATTCTGAAATATGTAATAGACGGCCTAATAAATTGCTGCCAATGACATTTGGAAGGAAATGGAGAATGGTGAGGAAATTACTACAAGAGACAATAGTTGGAGGTAGTGGGTTATGAAATTGAAGGATACTAATAGCAGACAATGGAGAGACTCAAACACGAGGCTTTGTTTTTTAAAATGTTGATTTCTGGATCCCATTATTCAGTTTATAGCAATGTCGAAAAGAGATAAGCATGCATATTAAGATCTTTTGGTGGCAGAGTATCAGGTGAACTGAAGTTTACATACGTAGCAGCCTGGCCAGAAAAATTGTTGAGTCTGGAAATAAAGTTTGAATAAGTTGGTTAGAATGGTTAATGTTATAGAAGTACGCACTTTTCGGATACGATACAAAGGCGAACCAAAATGTTTTGAATAGCATCCTTTAGCAAGTGGCAATGAGCAGAGAGGGGTTTGAAAATAATGGAATGGCACAAAGTTTGCACTGGCTGCTGAAGATTCTAGTTTTTGCCATTTGAATTTGGTGGTAGTTCTACCACATCTGTGGCTCACAAATTTCATCATACCGTCAAGAATATTAAGTATCTCTGATCAAAGATTTAAACAAAGCCAGGATTTAAAATGAACTCATCTGAAGTAAGATAGTGGCTGAACAGAAGTTGTTTGCAAATGAATAAACTATCTGAAGGGAAAACAAAGGCAAGATTGCTGACCACTTGCTGACCCTAAGGCAGCTCTGGTGTTGAGATAAGCAGAGAAAAACAGAGGCTAAGATTTCTGATCAAATAATTCATGCTTTGAACTTGGTGCTACCTAACCTTAGCTATCTCTTCCTTGATTTTGTTGTAGTTTCCTACATCAAATCTACATCTTCTGGCAAATCGATGAAAGTAGTGAAGTTTCTGTCTTTCTTTCATTTCATTATACACCCAGTCCTAAAAAAAAGGACACAATTTCAGTAAATTGTATAAAAATGCCATCCAatgaaaaagcaaaataaaacagATCCTAGAAATATTTACTTGTACACGAGATGTGTATACTGCTGGTAACATTGGCATTTATTGTTAGTCCTTATTGATCTAAAGCAGATGAGAGCGAAATCCAATGCAGGACAAGGATGGctaatctccttccctgaagagGGATGAAACAGCTGTCTGTATGGAGATTGTACATTTTCCATTGCCTTCAaagatttcctccaggttctccagttccctcccacaaacCAAAGGCATTTAGATGggaaacaagatgctggaaatggtagtttaattggttacTTTGAAtccactccaccccccccccctatAGATAAGTAGTAGAATCTGTAGAGAATTGATAAGAATAAAATACTGAAATTGAGATTTAGTGCGTGAAGTCGGcaggccaaaaggcttgtttctgtggtgTCTTTCCATAATTCTATATTTTGGAATTTTTAAAGATGTACGCATAAGCTAGTTTGAttcctgcacatcctctgagtTGGTATGATTTTCATATAATCTGTCCTTTTATCCCATCCTTCACTCAATGATATGAAGCTTGGAACCACTAAATATTTTTCTGAATCTCTCTAAACTACAGCTCACAAGTCATAAATGTCAATTCATCAACACTAAAAATGTCATTCTttaatataaaaccataagacataggtagAGAATCAGACCCtcagaccatcgagtctgctctgccattccattacgACTGATTTCatccctctcatcctcattctcctgccttcagcctgtAACCTTTAATACCATTAGTaaacaagaacctgtcaacctcagcttcaaatatacccaatgacttggcctccacagccacctgtagcaatgaattccacaaattcaccactcactggcaaaagaagtacctcctcatctctgttctgaaggaacgtctttttattctgaggctgtaccctctggggCTAGACTttcccgctataggaaacatcttcatgtccactctatctaggccttgtaatatttgatagattttatTGCGATTCCCTTCCCTCAATtttctaaactcctgtgagtacTAGAGGCATTAAAAGCTCCtcgtatattaaccctttcattcccaggatcattctcaggctctcctctggaccttctccagttctagcatatcctttcttagataaggggctcaaaactgctcatgatATGGTCTGACAAATGCCCTATAAATCCTCACcattccatccttgcttttatattctagtcctctcaaaacgaattctttttttttaattttattttaatttggataaggtattcacaagtaatacacaaactttttttaacatatataaccttttccattttttatgtgagtaaatctatattaatttgtacattcacaagtgcacattgagataatatagaaaataattaggcacccaaatagatgtttatgtgcaattgtaattccactctattaaactaaataatgaaaatagttgttataaaaaatattaataattgtGGTTGAATACTAACTTCCATGTATCTCTTctggtccatttctttctggtctaaaatttccccagatcttttctttacttgtgttaattccacattttccaaaaaaaacagCAAACATTCAAGCCGAGCCAAGGGTGCTTACGTTAACACCATTACTATGTTGGTGAGACAAACAGTATAAACCATTAGGAGaatcatctaaagtctgctcgctctggggttataaattcaatccatttattccaaatttgataatttttttccttttgaattctcagagagaaattcttttccattttaaatatttccaaaatgatttcatgccaatcttctaatgtaggtgatgttggatttaaccactttctggtgattgatttcttacttgccgctaaaagggcctgcagcagctttatatctttcttctgttccaaaaacaatacatgcccaagtagagagtctcaaagttcagaggtatctgagtcttaaatacagtaactaatgttctatgaataccttcccaatataaacttaatttagggcaatcccaaaaaatatggaaatgatttgcctccttggaacCACACCTTCTCCGACACTCcacgtttgtgtctttatatttttcctggtatggggtcttgaagtatattattaatatttttccaacaatgttctctccaaatcAAAGAGTTAGTTGAAGACCACTGgaagctgcatattttcccccaagcctcctctgaaagtaccaaccctgcttctttctcccacttctctttaatatacaatgtgttttcATTTTTGGCATGAGAGAGGGCATTATAAATCGagaaattgatttacttggtattgaactgtaagccgaattcagaatcttgaaaaattctaattctactgttgatcaaaatgaattctaacattgcatttgcctttcttaccaccaactcaacctgcaagttaaccttcatggaatcctgcacgaggactcccaagtccctttgcacatccgaCTTCTGAATTTGCTCTGTTTCGAAAATCATCTATGCTATTATTCCCTCTATAAAATGCCAAACCGGCCTACATTATactgtcttttgccatccctccccacttaaagagtggagtgacatttacagtaTTCCAGTCCTTctgaactattccagaatctagtgattcttgaaagatcattattaatgcctctacaatctcttcagccacctctttcagaactttggggTGCATCCgatccaggtgacttgtctaccttctggcatttcagcttcccaaacacgagcaacttcactcaattttgtcctatgacactctcgaatttctgaaATACTGCTGATATCTTCCATGGTGAATACAGAAGCAAATGATGGAATTATTTAGGCTTTTGCACATGAAGGTACTTTTGACTGAagagtgaaaaacaaaaatcacCCTTTTATGTAATAGTTACCTGACGAGTGATGAGGAAGTATGCATAAAAGACCATGGAACTCCCACAGGTTATGAAGTAGGTGACAGGCTCCATGATGTCCCAGGAGTAGACCCACCATGTTAACCAGGCTAATGCTCCAGCTTGTGTGGACATTAGAGCCAAACCTATCCACAGCAACCGACTGGATTTAGCTTCAGCTTTCAGGAATAATCGCGACTTCATCTAGAGGCATGGAGGGTATAGTTACTCACAAGTCTTGTATAATTGAAACACACCATGAATAATCGCTGCAGTCTGTAAACACCTAGGCTTTGTATTAGTTTTAGATTCTATTGTACAGCACACTGATCCTGAGAGCATTTACATCGCAGTTTAAAACCGTATCACAGAACATGTATGGTTGGCTCAACGAACTGGTTCAATAGCGCTTTTTTTTTAACCCAGAATGGTCATTATCCGGAAATGCACCTGAGGGTTCTTTACAACTGTGAAAGAGACAAGCTACTGGAGCAGCACTTAATGATTTGACAGCAAATGCAAAATTGTTATgtccaggtatatggaggaatttaaggtggggggttatatgggaggcagggtttgagggtcagcacaacattgtgggctgaagggcctgtactgtgctgtactattctatgttctaattctaGTTTTATCTTAATCCCcttgtgcaatcaattaattCTATTACAATAACTCAATTCACCAATTCCAAAACAAAATGCACAGGGAATCAGCTGACTGCTCATAACTGCTGACTGTCATACCAAATGAAATATTAAAAACTAATTATATGCATATGAAATCATAATGAATAACATGATCCAACACTCCAATTGATCACCAAGATATTCTTAATCATTTTATCTTACAACTATAGAGTATacagtagaccataagaccataaagtataggagcagaattaggccattcggcccgtcaagTGTGCTCTGTAAtttttcatggctgatccattatcccTCCTAATCccattccctgccttctccccgcccacgactaaacaagaacctatcaaccttcaccttaAATAACTTGGCCCCTACAAGCACTTGTGGGAACAAAATTCACCATCcctaggctaaagaaattcctgctcacccctaggctaaagaaattcctgctcacctGGACATCCatatattctgaggctatgctctctggtccgagactcccccactatcggaagcatcctctccacatccactctatacctAGGCCTTTCTAGATAATCTAGGCCAGACACACTCTTTTTACTGTATTTCATGGTTAGTAATCACACATATGTCACAGAAAAATTTTATGAGACATTTTCAGCTATAGTCCTGAACTAGCTCAGTCATTAACATTGATAATGAAACACCTGTAGCTGACAACATTATTAAACCTCATTGCTTGCTCCACTGGTTGTGTATACAATCTTTAGacaaaatagatttttaaaatgctTAAGAACAATTACTATGAACTGTTTCACCTGTTTGAAAATCTGTAGTTGTCCATTTAGATTTTCCAGTTTCTCCAGGAGTTCCCACTCTTTGTGCAGTTGGTGCTCTTGTATATGAAACGCCATGTAAAGCTTATGAGTCAAATCTTTTATACCATCCATTTCCACAGACCGCTCACTACTTATCTGGTCTAAGGTGATGAAAAAAATAGTCAAGAAAGAATTAACACATTGTCTGAACAATCAAATCAGCTGATCATTTTGCAAAACCACAATATAGATCACAACATTTCCAATTAATGTCGATGTTCATCAAGAATAAACTTACTGATGAAGCTGAAGAATGGGAAATTGAATAATCCAGAGCAACGTTTTTACTGTCATAGAATCATaattatacagcatagaaacagctcACCTGGCCCATACAAACTAAATGAGCTTGTTCCATTTACCATCTCTCTCTAAACCAGAGGTTCTTAACTTTTGTTATGCTACGGACCCCGTTGGCAGTGCCCTGAGGCCGACGGACCCCTTCtcagaataatgtatttaaatacatTGGATCACAAAAGAAACCATTTATATGGAAACAgagttatcaaaatatttaaaaataaacaaataattgaAGAAAATGCTAAATTTCAGTCAGGTGTTAGTGAAAGTGAATATGTAAATTTTTTCCCATCCAAGGACAGACCCACTGGAATCTATCCACAGATCCCCGAAGGGTCTGTGCACCTCAGGTTAGGAATCCCTGCTCTTCAtgttaaatattgcaattgtaccTGTCTCTCCTCATGCACCTATTCAAATCCcttttaaatattgcaattgtaccTGTCTATACCACATCCTCTGTTAAATTGTTTAACATACCTACCTGTGGGAAAAACTTAACTCTTCAATTTTTTGCCTTATTATGGGAAAAATACTGACCACCcactctatatattgattttaaATACCTCTCTATAAGTTCACCCCTTAGCTTTCTGTGCTCCAGGGAACATGCTGACCCTGAATTTTCACTGTCTCACCTTTGTTAATGTTAGGTAACGTTGGTCAAAATACTAGTATGATATATAAAAGCACAATAAAGGTCAAGTGaacctcagctcaaaacatcaacaaCAGATCATTTATTCGGTCCAGGCTTGATTATATTAAGCCTCAGAAGTGGCTCGAATCTGTAGTCTTCTGATATAGAAGCTGGAGGGTAAATATGTACAATAAACTCCTCCTTCACTCTTTAACAGATACATTAGTGTTAGTGTCAATAGTTGGGTCAAAATGTAAGTCTTTTTGAATTGAAGTATTAAACATAATGGATTGTGCTGAGGACAGGCTGTGAAGAAGTAGAGCTGTGCTGGCTTTGACATTCCCCCAGACtcttaaaacagaaagcaactttcaacattttgaaaagaaaacCACAGACAATGTACTCAGAACACTGACATTTGTACACATTCATCCAGAAAATAACTACtaaaaatatatactgtatatgttaaTTAAGCAAGACACCTCATGTAGAGATAAAATATTCAGTAAATTTAAATGAATTGCTGTCAAAGCAGATGAAATGTTTACCTTTACAGGATAGAATGTTACGCCATCATGACCTTACTTTGTTGTGACCTTACAGGGCTTCTAATCATTTCTTAAATGTGAACTCTTTCAGCAGCAGCTACTTCATTCCCTGTTCAGTATTTGTAGCCAAAAATCTGACCCTGTGAATTTTTAATCTGACTCCACGTCATATTTGATTTTTTAATAAGTACATAATGGTACAATTTATTGTAACAGGCATGATACTGAGCCAGCTGTTGGGTCTTGATCTgagatgtcaactgttcatttccctccatagatgttgcctgacccactgtaTTCTTCCAACATCTTATGTAGTTCcagaatccagcatctgcagtttgttgTGTCTACAGTTTGGTCCACAGAATTGTTATTTTCCCCATGTTAACCTGTCGCATAGAGTACCAATACATTATGGTTTTCTTTTGGCTACTACTTAGCCTTGACCCATAACTAATTCTCCTCTCTGCCTCAATCATTTGTTTTCATAGAATTAATCCATGAAAAGACGGCACAGATTcacatgaacatagaacatagaatagtacagcacagtacaggccctttggcccacaatgttgtgccgaccctcaaaccctgcctcccatataagcccccaccttagattcctccatatccctgtccagtagtctcttaaacttcactagtgtatctgcctccaccactgactcaggcagtgcattccacgcaccaaccattctctgagtaaaaaaccttcctctaatatcccccttgaacttcccaccccttaccctaaagccatgtcctcttgtattgagcagtggtgccctggggaagaggtgctggctatccactctatctattcctcttattatcttgtacacctctatcatgtctcctttcatcctccttctctccaaagagtaaagctctagctcccttaatctctgatcataatgcatactttctaaaccaggcagcatcctggtaaatctcctctgtaccctttccaatgcttccacatccttcctatagtgaggtgaccagaactggacacagtattccaagtgtggcctaaccagagttttgtagagctgcatcattacatcatgacacttaaactctatccctcgatttatgaaagctaacaccccataagctttcttaactaccctatccacctgcgaggcaactttcttaactaccctatccacctgcgagggtacccccagatccctctgctcctccacactaccaagtatcctgccatttactttgtactctgccttggagtttgtccttccaaagtgtaccacctcacacttctccgggttgaactccatctgccacttctcagcccactcctgcatcctatcaatgtccctctgcaatctttgacaatcctctacactatctacaacaccaccaacgtttgtgtcatctgcaaacttgccaacccagccttctacccccacatccaggtcgttaataaaaatcacgaaaagtagagatcccagaacagaaccttgtgggacaccactagtcacaatcctccaatctgaatgtactccctccaccaccaccctctgccttctgcaggcaagccaattctgaatccacctggccaaacttacctggatcccatgccttctgactttctgaataagcctaccgtgtagaaccttgtcaaatgccttactaaaatccatatagatcacatccactgcactaccctcatctatatgcctggtcacctcctcaaagaactctatcaggcttgttagacatgatctgccctttacaaagccatgctgactgtccttgaacACACCCTGCACTGGCACCAAGCCAGAGTTGGAGGGTTGTAGCTGAGTGTTGTTTTTCAGACTGGAGGTGTGACATCAGcagtgtgccatagggatcaaTTCAGGGTGAACTGTTGTCTAGACACTTCCAAGATCTAGCCTGCTGTATGGTAGAGAATTGTACACATTCCCCATTCTCCTCTCGCCACCCCATAAACGCAATTATGACACACCTCAGTTTTCACTTACCAGTTCCTCAGTGCCCATATACATCATTATCACTCATTAGGATGTGGATTTAAAAATACATATGTAAAAGTACAACCAGACACTAGATGCATAAATAGATTTTATTTAGGACAATGCAGTACATGTGGCTTTATAAGCCTTTTGATAAGGTCTCTCACAGTAAATGTGGTTTACAGGGACTTCAGCAAGCCCTTTGACAAAGTCTCTCACAGTAGATGGTTTACAGGGACTTCagcaagccctttgacaaggtcttgcTTGAGATTCTGTTTCAAAAAGTTAGAGCACATGGGATCCAAAATTGTTTTGGGAAAAGGAGACAGAGTGATGATCAGAGGGTATACTTTGCTAGTGATTAGTAATATTCCACAGGAATCATTGTTAGGGCCCTTGCTGCTTACAATATACATAAATGGTTTAGATTTGGATTAGGTGGCACAATCATGAGTTTGCAAATGACAAGAAGATTGACTGAGTTGTGTATAATGTAGAGGGTAGTATTAGGCTACAGAGTGTCATCAATGAGCTGATCAACTTGGCTAcaacatggcagatggagtttaatcctaaTAAATGTGATTGTGCAATTTGTAATGAGGCTAGGTGATACACTAGGAGTGGTAAGGTCCTATGAAATATTGAGGAAAACTGAGGTGCACATAGGATACCAGCCTTCAATAGTCAGGGTACTGAATACTAAAGTGAAGAGGTTATGATTCAACATTGGTTagacatacagttctggtcatcaagCTACATTAAGGATATGATAGGGTGCTGAGGacattcatcaggatgttgcctgggatggagttTTAGTTATGAGGCGAGACAGGAGAAGTTAGGTTAGCCTTTGCAAGGGTGGTGGAGGTTAGAAGGGACAGGACTGATattgatgtcaggggtaagttttcttttaatttacacagagagtggtgagtgtgtggaatgggctgccagcagcagtggtagtggagaatacaatagggtcttttaagagactcctggacaggtacatggagcttagaaaaatagagggctaggggtaaccctgggtaatttctaaggtaaggacatgttcagcacagctttgtgggccgaagggcctgtattgtgctgtaggttttctatctttctatgtttaTAAGTGGCATAAATAGTGTAAACTACATAAAACTTGTtgaataaaactagaggacattgaTTTAGGTCAGGGTGTATGAGATTTTGTGTGGACCtgagagggagtgtggtgagtatgtggaatgaactgccaaagAGAGAGGTGGCAGCAGAGCACTGACAGCATGAAGGAGAGTCTCAATGAACACTTGAATCACTTGGAGTAGAAGGCAATGGGCCAAGTGCTGGAAGATAGGATTAATATGGATGAGTGTCCATTGATTGATGTGGCTGTGGTAAACTCAATGGCCTGTGTCCGTGAAAACCAAACTGTTATTTGAATGAAATGATAGGAGGCAATGAGCAATAAGATCATACAGCAGACATGGAGataaactggggtgtgtctgaactGAACTCTCACTGGTTACTCTTCATATACAATAAGTAAATAGAATATATATTCAGATTCTTATGGTACAAAGATTGAACCAAATGACATGGATATAGTGTCCATAGGCTCTTATTACCTGTCACAGTGTCCTGTTAGTTACAGAGGTAGACACATCCTTGATTGAAGGCAGTAATCTCTCAGGTAATGTCTTTCCCTGCACAGGGAAAGCTCTAACATATGTGCCCTTAATCTTTTATATATTACAATGTGTAAATCCATATTAAACTTGTTCGAAATTGAGCACAACACTAAACATTTTTAACTTTCTTAAATATCACACATTCATGCCAGACAAGGGGGTTGCAGCAaggaacaggaattctgcagatgctggaaattcaaacaacacacatcaaagttgctggtgaacacagcaggccaggcagcatctgtagggagaggtacagtcgacgtttcaggccgagacccttcatcaggactaactgaaggaagttacttcagttagtcctgacgaagggtctcggcctgaaacgtcgactgcacctcttcctagagatgctgcctggcctgctgcgttcaccagcaactttgatgtgtgttgcagcaaggcgatggtgggggtgggggggggtgcagcGAGTTGACAGCAAACTAACAGCAAGATAAATATAAAATTCAGGCGCTGGCTTCTAAAAACTGGTAATAAACTGAATATTTTGCCTTTAATAATTTCAATTCAGTCATGTACACTCAGATCTTGCTCTAGTACTTTACTAGACTGAATGTAGGCAATGATCATATGCAAATGCAAGATGAAAGattgctttatttgttacatgtacaacaaaatgtacagtgaaaagtgTCACTTACATCAATGAGTAATGACTGCCctcaagtgtcgccatgcttccgatgccaacatagcatgcccaaaatTTACTAAAccttacacctttggaatgtgagagaaagCGGGGCACGTGGAGGAGAGCCACACATTCACTAGAAGAatgtacagacagtggtgagactGAATCCAGGGCGCtggtgctaactgctatgctacagtACTGTCCAAGGTAAAGAGACAGAAATTAATCTGATCAGACAGTTTTACTTGTTTACAAGAATATTTTAAAGAAAACAGTGAAAAATAGCTCtgaaaatcataaataaaaatatCTTAACTGAAGTAACCCAATGTCAAGATGCTCACCTTACCTTTATGAGGAGGTGTTACAAAATAATTTGCCTTGTTAATAACTAATTGAAAGTTATTTGATAGCAGAACAGTCATTGGTGTGCAGGCAGAAACTCTGGCGCCATCTGCAGGAAAACAATAAAATACCTTTGAAAGTTACaggaaaaaaatccagtgaactcAAAtgttttattctcactctttattCAAGATATGGTGCTCGATGCCAGCTATAAATGACCCCAGTGATAGTATCAAGAGCAGCAGTATTGACCATTCTATTAGGATTCAACACAACTTCATTG is part of the Mobula birostris isolate sMobBir1 chromosome 4, sMobBir1.hap1, whole genome shotgun sequence genome and harbors:
- the LOC140196530 gene encoding calcium uniporter regulatory subunit MCUb, mitochondrial-like, whose translation is MAWGRRAFGALLPLGRTIPWAGRWPAARTQLQKDSESRIHLRQSTVTFHSTLVSSDEVTVEHKNRFTIISITLPSRNERCQFIVKPLLVNVGDFLKDIKEEDQGISNVAIFSGDGARVSACTPMTVLLSNNFQLVINKANYFVTPPHKDQISSERSVEMDGIKDLTHKLYMAFHIQEHQLHKEWELLEKLENLNGQLQIFKQMKSRLFLKAEAKSSRLLWIGLALMSTQAGALAWLTWWVYSWDIMEPVTYFITCGSSMVFYAYFLITRQDWVYNEMKERQKLHYFHRFARRCRFDVGNYNKIKEEIAKVEEDLRRLRNPLKLHLPIEQLNSKD